The following proteins are encoded in a genomic region of Oscillospiraceae bacterium:
- a CDS encoding ABC transporter permease, with the protein MKKVWKKMGHILYSSLAILLFLALWEVLGRTGVLVNPLFLPPFTGVLAALVKETASGALWRHAAISLQRSLLGFGLGLVVAIPLGLAIGWVKKFGRFLNPLLQLFRNMPVLALLPVFVMFFGIGEVSKVVVIFWGVLWAVLLNTVSGVRSVDPQLIKASRSMGTKPIRLFASVILPAALPHIFTGTRISATNSIVILIAAEMIAANRGLGYALYFYQANMKVPEMFAYIVVMAVMGVLLNYSLEALERRSFRWRDEAGTTAAEPAA; encoded by the coding sequence ATGAAAAAAGTGTGGAAAAAGATGGGACACATCTTATACAGTTCCCTGGCGATTTTGCTCTTTCTGGCCCTGTGGGAGGTGTTGGGGCGGACGGGCGTGTTGGTCAATCCGCTGTTTTTGCCTCCGTTCACCGGGGTGCTGGCCGCCCTCGTCAAAGAGACGGCCAGCGGGGCGCTGTGGCGGCATGCGGCCATCAGTTTGCAGCGATCCCTGCTGGGGTTTGGCCTGGGGTTGGTGGTCGCCATCCCGCTGGGGCTGGCGATCGGCTGGGTCAAGAAGTTCGGGCGGTTTTTAAACCCGTTGCTGCAGCTTTTCCGCAATATGCCCGTGCTGGCGCTGCTGCCCGTGTTTGTCATGTTTTTCGGCATCGGCGAGGTTTCCAAGGTGGTGGTCATCTTCTGGGGCGTGCTCTGGGCGGTGCTGCTGAACACGGTCTCCGGCGTGCGAAGCGTGGACCCTCAGCTCATCAAGGCGTCCCGATCGATGGGGACGAAGCCGATCCGGCTGTTCGCCAGTGTGATTTTGCCGGCCGCGCTCCCACATATCTTCACGGGCACGCGGATCAGCGCGACGAACTCAATTGTCATCCTGATCGCGGCGGAGATGATCGCCGCGAACCGAGGTCTTGGGTACGCGCTCTATTTCTACCAAGCCAACATGAAGGTACCGGAGATGTTTGCGTATATTGTCGTGATGGCCGTGATGGGTGTGCTGCTCAACTACTCCCTGGAGGCCCTTGAGCGGCGCAGCTTCCGATGGCGCGACGAGGCGGGCACCACGGCGGCCGAACCGGCGGCCTGA
- a CDS encoding ABC transporter substrate-binding protein, translating into MRLPCLCLAACLLLALTACATGAPAPTRNGAADKTTTQTPPAAGRSAETGDTGGAPAEKTPFTLRVVTQTGFNEINVADELGFFWEEGIELEYIGALAKGVTEFQLIEQGELDAFTTVHPPTIAQARLAGIQTKAVAPGMVDNEEYPHVRYLVKVDSPIQSLEEAVGKKVSITSIAPCSDGYVKYYLQSKGLDPEQVEFVTLSTPGQQEQSLVQGLVDITTSHPPFAGPVVASGEAREILNTWEIFQSPGAGLSTRGFSEAFIAEHPDVVQGFVNAMYRARRWINEHFDEAKGIVAKYLDLAPEDLSSFYYDGNKNITPAYVDKWFEISETIGLWNSGDVQPEDVYTNDFVPKDAPASDAAITWNG; encoded by the coding sequence GTGAGGTTGCCGTGTCTGTGTTTGGCTGCCTGTCTACTGCTGGCGCTGACGGCATGCGCGACCGGTGCGCCGGCGCCGACCAGGAATGGTGCGGCGGACAAGACGACAACACAGACGCCGCCGGCGGCCGGCCGGTCGGCGGAGACGGGGGATACCGGCGGCGCGCCGGCGGAAAAGACGCCTTTTACGCTCCGCGTCGTTACACAGACGGGCTTCAACGAGATCAACGTGGCGGACGAGCTGGGTTTCTTTTGGGAAGAGGGCATTGAGCTCGAATACATCGGCGCGCTGGCCAAGGGCGTCACGGAGTTTCAGCTCATCGAACAGGGCGAGCTCGACGCCTTCACGACCGTACACCCGCCGACCATCGCGCAGGCGCGGCTGGCGGGCATCCAAACCAAGGCGGTGGCGCCCGGCATGGTGGACAACGAGGAATACCCGCATGTGCGCTACCTTGTGAAGGTGGACAGTCCGATCCAATCGCTGGAGGAGGCGGTCGGCAAAAAGGTGTCCATCACCAGCATCGCGCCCTGCTCGGACGGGTATGTGAAGTACTATCTGCAGAGCAAGGGGCTGGATCCCGAACAGGTGGAATTTGTGACATTGAGCACGCCCGGCCAGCAGGAGCAGTCTCTGGTGCAGGGGCTCGTCGACATCACGACGTCCCACCCGCCCTTCGCCGGCCCGGTGGTGGCGAGCGGCGAGGCGCGCGAGATTTTGAACACATGGGAGATCTTCCAAAGCCCGGGGGCGGGGCTCTCGACGCGCGGTTTCTCAGAGGCGTTCATCGCGGAGCACCCGGACGTGGTGCAGGGCTTTGTGAACGCGATGTACCGAGCGCGGCGCTGGATCAACGAACATTTTGACGAGGCCAAAGGCATCGTCGCGAAGTATCTGGACCTCGCCCCGGAGGACCTCAGTTCCTTCTATTACGACGGGAACAAGAACATCACGCCGGCCTATGTCGACAAGTGGTTTGAGATCTCGGAGACGATAGGACTCTGGAACTCTGGCGACGTGCAGCCGGAGGATGTCTATACGAACGACTTTGTACCGAAGGACGCGCCCGCGTCCGACGCCGCGATCACCTGGAACGGCTGA